From Pan troglodytes isolate AG18354 chromosome 1, NHGRI_mPanTro3-v2.0_pri, whole genome shotgun sequence:
CAGGATTAGAGCCTCCAGGTAGGCAGGAATCTTAAGAACAGTCATGTATTCAGACTCATGATTCTGGCTGgatttctgtaaaatgggttttGGAGGTGTGGTCAATGGTTATCTaagaaatgtaatgaaatgagCAATAATTTCTTGAACGCATATTGCTCTTATCAGATTGACATGAGGATAAATGAACTAATGTATGAAAAAGCACTTTGTAAAACGTAAAGCTGTATGCAAATGTGGGGTAGTATTGCTGTTGAATGAAACACTAAAGACAGTATAAATAGAACCACCAGGCCTGGGAAAATGATAACACAAGTGAGGTGCCTAGGGTTCAAAATTGAAGAAGACATGCAGGATTGGCTCTTGCAGGAACCTAAGAGTGAGTGCCTTCTTAAATTTTGCATCCTAGGCATCTTGCTTGACTTACCCTAGTCCCAACCCTGGAAGCCACTGCCTATGGCATACTGccataaaacaaaaagagaagtaaaGATGGTGAAATATCAAGCAAGGTCATCCTAGTAGCCTTCATTATCTATAGTACAGCCTTATAGATCATGGCAGCCTGAAGACTCAATATCCTATTAGATCTATAGACTTTATGCTTCTCTAACAGCAACAGATGATGATGCAAGGAAAAGTTCAAATCTCTATATTACTCAATCAACAACAAACATGTTTTGAGCAACTACTATAGGCCAGGCACctgacaaaaaaaacaaaaatcctaaaaAGGCAGGCATTACCTGTGGTAATGTGCTCTTGTCGAAGACCCAGCAACTCTGTTAAAATCTGAACACATTGATCTGTGTAAGTCCTGGCAATGCCACCTACAAAAGAAGGGAAAGCAGAGAAAACTGCTAAGTGAAATATTAGCACCTCAATCTAAAATCATCTCCCACCAgtgaaagacaaaagaaacagaattatctaaaaaaaaaaaaaagaaaaaaattcactccTTACTTGATGAACTAAGAATATAAGTTTGCTATAAAGGGAACTTtggtaaaaatcattttttctcacTGACTACTAGAAAACTGAAAGCTCATAGCAAAACAATTCCCCATTAAACAAGGTTGAAAACTTATAGTAACAAAGGTATTTACATGGCAGCCAGATATGAGGTACCCTTTTTGTTGCAGCACACCCGCAATGGAGTATTTTTGTGGGGGACACTTGACAGCAGTCTCCTAAGGATTTCTTGTCTCCTCTTTGCTCCCTCTTTTCTGCCCCTAAAATAACCATGCTTTATTCCAAATATGAGGGTTGCTCCTCCTCCTGCACTTGAAATCCTTCAAAACTTGGCTCAAcagctgttttcagtttttgagtCACTCCAGCCTTTCAAATTCCAGACAGGGTACTATGAAAAAGTCTGTAAGATTTAGGAATTATTCTGTGTTGGTCTACATTCAGCACAATACATAGCCCATAGCAGAAGCTCAATAAATGACTGGTGGATTAACATAGGACTTTGAGTCAGGAAAGCTGGATTTCAGTCCCATTTCTAAAACTATATGCCCTTTTGGCAATTTGATAACTGTTTTTGTGcctgagtttcttcatctttaaaatgaagttaATGACATTTGTCTACTTTTCCTGACTGTCTCACGATACTGTGGTAAGATGATGTATAGGAAAGCATTTTGGATAGAAGACAACAACAATTTTAAGTATTGTAGTTTGTGTTACCTGTATTCTCCATCCTGGAAGATACAGCAACACCAATCTTgaccaaaaaaaaccacaaaaaacaaaaaaaactctcttCCCCCGTGTTTGTAGTCACTGACCCAATTATTTAGTGCATAGTACTTTGCTTCTGAAGCAAGATTCATGCCCTTTGCTCTCTATGGTTCCTCTAACCACAGTTTTCTTGCTGGCTGGTCTAGGTTCTCAAGAAGGAAAAGGAGCAGACACCTACCTAtggcaaagatggcagcctgtgCAAAGTCCGCAGACACATCCGTGCAGTACCCTCGAAGCTCCTCTAGCACCTGCTGCACATTCTCATCGTTCACCAGCTCACACAGCACCTCCACTTTCTGTAGTTTGATGTAGTGGGGCTCCGAGTAGGAgcaaaaaaactttttgtagtgGCTACTAAAGTGACCTGGTAAACTATGCAAGATCTGGCGTACATGACAAAGAGCAACAAAACAGAGCTCACGGCTCTCTGAAGAACAGGCAGCTAGCAAAGGTCCCTTGACCCGCACAAGGACATCAGTTTGTACGTGGGGAAACTTTTTTGCCAAGATCAGAAAAAGTTTGGTAGctcccatcaccacacctgggctACTGCTCTTGAGGAAACTATCCAACAGATTGAGAATGTCAAATAGTTCTTCCTCACTGCGGGGTTGGTAGCGTAGCAGAAAGTTCAATACTTCAGCCTGGCCCCATTGGTCCAGTTTTGACAttctatccaaaaaagaaaacaaaagagctaCTTTAGCAACAAAATTAGGACCATTTCCATGCCACTGCCATATGACCAGATGGTTGTTCATCATAGCAAAGGGAGAATTCTTAAAAATAGGCTGTGCCATAATTAAGTCACTTTTCATGTACTATTTAAAGTTTACACAAAAAAGGCTTAAAATTCCAAGATGAGTTGTTAATACAAATGCACACTCATCTAAGACCAAAGACATGATCAGCATACACTGGGTCCAGGTTCCTTACATTTTAAGACACTATAAATGGCTTAGTTTGGGGGACATGACTAGAGAAGGGTAGAACCTATTTCCACAGTATATTTCTATTTCCCTATATCAATAAGGGAAAGTAAGGCAAATAAAAGAAATTCTCTCAGTGAAATGTGAGGGAGTTAATAGTGGttaactggccgggcacggtggctcacgtctgtaatcccagcactttgggaggctgaggcgggcggatcacctgaggtcagaagtttgggaccagcctgaccaacatggcgaaaccctgtctctactaaaaatacaaaattagccgggcgtggtggcgcatgcctataatcccagctactcgggaggctgaggcaggagaattgcttgaacccaggaggcggaggttgcggtaagccgagatagcgccattgcactccagcttagacaacaagagcaaaactccatctcaaataataataataataatggttaacTTTCTTTTCTACCCCACATAAGTTGTTCAATACTTTAATACATCAACAAGATCCCACAAGGTAGCAGATCTCATAATAAAAAGAGTGCTGAGGCATCCAAACCGATTTAAGAGATGGTGAGCAATGGGCTTATTGATGACAACGCCTCCTTCCTGTTTCAGAATTTCCTCTAGAGACCTCAAGCAGTTCACAACTACAATTGGATCCTGGTCACGCAGCAAACTGTATAATTCATTTACCAGGGCACCatctataaaaaagaacaaagttcttAGATAAAGAAGGAAAGCTTCAGAGTAACAGGGATGTAGCCAGAGTAATAGCTCCAGGTAGACAAAGTTGAACTTCTCTGCTACAAAAATGACAAAGGCCACACTAAAGTGCAAGGCAAAAAAAAACTGCCATGTCCAGACTGTTCTAAGCAGCTAATACAAAGGATCTCACTGGGGCCCCAGAGAAAGGACTTCTCATCTCCAGAAGATACCAAGCCCTGCATCCTACTTAAAGAGATATATACAGAACTGGGGCCACATTATTATTTTCTACTAAAGCcacacaatcttttttaaagttatacatAATGGAGGCACATTGACCATGATGGATTACACTGAACTTACCTACTTCAGAGTCTCCATGAAGATTATGCATCTTGGCACATCCAAGGACTGCCACTCTCCTGACATATGAAGCCTTATCCCGCAGACCATTGAGAATAGGCTGTTGTATATACTCCTGCACACCAGGCATCCTAAGCAACACATCCTGGAGTTAGCCAGATTCTGAAATACTAATTTTGACATACCTCAGCCCCTGTTCACCTAACAGACGGTTTAGTAGATGCTGCACCCATCAGATCATGAAGAATTGCAGAAAGCCTCTATCGAGCTTAAAAAGCCATAATTTGACTTTTctggttttttcttgtttttttcaagatggggtctcactttgtcacccagtggCCCGATCATTCACTGCTGCCTCGAATTCccgggcccaagccatcctcctgcctcagccttcctagtagctgagactacaggtgcgtgtcaccatgcccatttaattttttgtagatataggctctcaccatcttgcccagctggtctcaaattcctgggctcaagcaatcttcctgtctaagcctcccaaagtgctgggtctacaggcatgagccactgtgcccagcctaatttgaCTTTTCATTTGGAATAATGATGCAcaggcagcaaaaaaaaaatacacataattgTTTAGAGATATTTAACCAAAACTGAGGACTATTTTACTTAGAGTGAGAATCAAAAACTCCCtctaataaaattatatgatacaGGTTATTAAGCCAAAGCAGTGGCTGAAAATCTGAGTTCAGGGTACAATAATGTTTTCCCCAGTATTAAGGAGCTCAAATAAATTATCCTCTTTAAAAACGTACCCTGTGATCACTTGAATTCATCAGCCATTTAGGACCAGACAGAGAAGAGGGTACTCACCTGAGGCTACACATGCTCCGTAATGCCAGCCCTCGCACCATTGGATTGGGGTCTGAGCAGTCTTTGCACAGCGTATTGATGGCCAGGAGAGCCAGATCTGGTTTCAGGGGAGCATATGTGCACATGTACAGATAAACCAACTTCTTCTGGACAATATCTACAGTGGCACTGGCCTTCACCATTTCCATAAAAACACCAGACATGTCCAAGCCTTGAGTCATGTACCTGAACAACGCACATGACAGAAGGAAGTAAAATGCAAAATCCCCAACTTACAATGGAGGGAGTTTTACTTACATATCTCCTGATTACCCAACTAGATTGTGATCTCTTAGAGGGTAGCAGCCAGGATTACCTTGTCTATTATATCACACAATACTTCATACCATAGGCCTACAATAAACATTATTcttctattcattcaacaaacacttattattatttttgagacagagtcttgctctgttacccaggctagagtgcagtggcacaatctcggctcattataagctccgcttcccaggttcaagcgattctcctgcctcagcctcccgagtagctgggactacaggtgcgcgccaccacgcccggctaatttttgtatttttagtagagacggggtttctccatgttggccaggctggtctcgaactcctgactgcaggtgatccacccgccttggcctcccaaagtgctgggattaccagcgtgagccaccgcacccagcctcaacaaacacttattgaatCCCTAGTACTTTGGTGAAATTCAACTTTTACATCCAGGGACATGCTCTTGGGACATAATCTTGAAGAAGGTGTGGTCTCAAACCTCTAGGAACTTCAAATCTATTAATGAGCCAGATGAGAATACCGTTAATTACAGTATGATGGATAAGTACTTAAACAGAAGTATTGTACAAGGTGTAGAGGGGATTCAGAGGTCTGACACTGGCAGGAAGTCAGAAAATGTTTCTTCACAGAGGAAGTAATACTTTAGCTGAATGAGCAGGAGCTCACTAGGCAGATGTAATAGCAAGGTAAAGATACATGCTATGAGGTACGTAGACATGAGCAGGAGCGGCATACATTTTTTTAAGAGTCTGTAGGTAGTTGAATTAACAGCTTGTTCCTTGGGTGCTGTGATAAGTTTGGACTTTATTGTTTCTCAGACTGGTCTCCTACtggaatcaactgaaatgtttattaaaaatacagattcctgggttCCCTCCCACCCTACTGAAATCAGAATCAGTCCCTGGACTGGATGACAAAAAGCACCCCAAGGGATTTTTATGCATAGTAAAGTTTGTGAACCATAGCTGTAGGCAAGAGTTATGTGTTCAGGTATGT
This genomic window contains:
- the AP4B1 gene encoding AP-4 complex subunit beta-1 isoform X4, producing the protein MPYLGSEDVVKELKKALCNPHIQADRLRYRNVIQRVIRYMTQGLDMSGVFMEMVKASATVDIVQKKLVYLYMCTYAPLKPDLALLAINTLCKDCSDPNPMVRGLALRSMCSLRMPGVQEYIQQPILNGLRDKASYVRRVAVLGCAKMHNLHGDSEVDGALVNELYSLLRDQDPIVVVNCLRSLEEILKQEGGVVINKPIAHHLLNRMSKLDQWGQAEVLNFLLRYQPRSEEELFDILNLLDSFLKSSSPGVVMGATKLFLILAKKFPHVQTDVLVRVKGPLLAACSSESRELCFVALCHVRQILHSLPGHFSSHYKKFFCSYSEPHYIKLQKVEVLCELVNDENVQQVLEELRGYCTDVSADFAQAAIFAIGGIARTYTDQCVQILTELLGLRQEHITTVVVQTFRDLVWLCPQCTEAVCQALPGCEENIQDSEGKQALIWLLGVHGERIPNAPYVLEDFVENVKSETFPAVKMELLTALLRLFLSRPAECQDMLGRLLYYCIGPLIPEENKERVQELPDSGALMLVPNRQLTADYFEKTWLSLKVAHQQVLPWRGEFHPDTLQMALQVVNIQTIAMSRAGSRPWKAYLSAQDDTGCLFLTELLLEPGNSEMQISVKQNEARTETLNSFISVLETVIGTIEEIKS